The following coding sequences lie in one Oryza brachyantha chromosome 10, ObraRS2, whole genome shotgun sequence genomic window:
- the LOC102703424 gene encoding uncharacterized protein YpgQ: MAAAAKPAAVRRAEELVEREMGGRDASHDAAHALRVRDLALSLAAEQGLSSPDRLLIVELAALLHDIGDYKYTKDNAEDMSIMEKFLEELGLEEGQREEIVAIIKGMGFKTEISKKSVVEPTLEFAIVQDADRLDAIGAIGIARCFTYGGSKTNTLHDPKILPRDYLSKEKYMSKNEKQTSINHFHEKLFKLKDMMKTEAGKNRAEKRHKFMEDFVAEFYEEWNGRA, from the exons atggcagcggcggcgaagcccgcggcggtgcggcgggcggaggagctggTGGAGAGGGAGATGGGAGGGCGCGACGCCTCCCACGACGCCGCCCACGCCCTCCGCGTCCGCGACCTCGcgctctccctcgccgccgagcaGGGCCTCTCCTCCCCCGACCGCCTCCTCATC GTGGAGCTTGCCGCTCTCCTGCATGACATCG GTGATTACAAGTACACCAA GGACAACGCCGAGGATATGAGCATCAtggagaagtttcttgaagaaTTGGGACTGGAGGAGGGCCAGAGAGAGGAAATTGTTGCGATCATTAAGGGGATGG GATTCAAAACTGAGATTTCCAAGAAATCTGTTGTTGAGCCTACTCTTGAGTTTGCAATTGTACAAGATGCAGATCGTCTTGATGCAATCGGTGCAATTG GTATTGCAAGATGCTTTACATATGGTGGGAGCAAGACCAACACATTGCATGATCCTAAAATACTGCCGCGTGATTATTTGTCAAAGGAGAAGTACATGTCCAAGAATGAAAAACAGACGTCAATTAATCATTTCCATGAGAAACTTTTTAAGTTGAAGGACATGATGAAGACAGAG GCCGGGAAAAACAGAGCAGAGAAAAGGCACAAATTCATGGAGGATTTTGTGGCTGAATTCTATGAAGAGTGGAACGGCAGGGCTTGA
- the LOC102703152 gene encoding cytochrome P450 86B1-like gives MSATDAAVSGAGGHNSTAAGAGLYVRRGLAGMVFFPEVQMVELLVAVFIFVAIHSLRQRRSQGLPSWPVVGMLPSLLLGLRGDMYEWITGVLKARGGTFTFHGPWFTNLHCVVTADPRNLEHLLKTKFGSFPKGPYFRDTVRDLLGDGIFGADDEVWRRQRKAASLEFHSAEFRALTASSLVELVHRRLLPVLADAEAAGAAVDLQDVLLRLTFDNVCMIAFGVDPGCLRPGLPEIPFAKAFEDATEATLLRFVTPTAVWRAMRALGVGHERVLQRALASVDKFAYDVIRKRKEEVAAEQDDDAAAAGRRSDLLTVFTKMRDADTGAAYSDKFLRDICVNFILAGRDTSSVALAWFFWLLRQNPAVEATILDEIDGIVAARRSSPAANGAGEDGDELVFHPDEVKRMEYLHAALTEALRLYPSVPVDHKEVVEDEVFPDGTVLKKGTKVIYAMYTMGRMESIWGEDCREYRPERWLREGRFMSESAYKFTAFNGGPRLCLGKDFAYYQMKFAAASILRRYRVDVVDGHPVSPKMALTMYMKHGLQVKLTKRDCKSKL, from the exons ATGAGCGCCACGGACGCGGCCGTGTCGGGCGCCGGGGGGCACaactcgacggcggcgggggcggggttGTACGTTCGCCGCGGGTTGGCTGGGATGGTGTTCTTCCCGGAGGTGCAGATGGTGGAGCTGCTGGTGGCGGTGTTCATCTTCGTGGCGATCCACTcgctgcggcagcggcggtcgCAGGGGCTCCCGTCGTGGCCGGTGGTCGGGATGCTGCCGTCGCTGCTCCTCGGGCTGCGGGGCGACATGTACGAGTGGATCACCGGCGTGCTCAAGGCGCGCGGCGGCACGTTCACGTTCCACGGGCCGTGGTTCACCAACCTGCACTGCGTCGTCACCGCCGACCCGAGGAACCTCGAGCACCTGCTCAAGACCAAGTTCGGGAGCTTCCCCAAGGGCCCGTACTTCCGCGACACCGTGCGCGACCTCCTCGGCGACGGCATcttcggcgccgacgacgaggtgTGGCGGCGCCAGAGGAAGGCGGCGAGCCTCGAGTTCCACTCCGCCGAGTTCCGCGCGCTCACCGCCAGCTCCCTGGTGGAGCTCGTGCACCGCCGGCTGCTCCCcgtgctcgccgacgccgaggccgccggcgccgccgtcgacctccAGGACGTGCTCCTCCGCCTCACGTTCGACAACGTCTGCATGATCGCCTTCGGCGTCGACCCCGGATGCCTCCGGCCGGGCCTCCCGGAGATCCCGTTCGCGAAGGCGTTCGAGGACGCCACCGAGGCCACCCTCCTGCGCTTCGTCACGCCGACCGCCGTGTGGCGCGCCATGCGCGCGCTCGGCGTCGGCCACGAGCGCGTGCTCCAGCGCGCGCTCGCCAGCGTCGACAAGTTCGCCTACGACGTGATCCGCAAGCGCAAGGAggaggtcgccgccgagcaggacgacgacgcggccgccgccgggcgcaggtccgacctcctcaccgtctTCACCAAGATGCGCGACGCCGACACCGGCGCCGCCTACTCCGACAAGTTCCTCCGCGACATCTGCGTCAACTTCAtcctcgccggccgcgacACCTCCTCGGTGGCGCTCGCCTGGTTCTTCTGGCTGCTCCGCCAGAACCCCGCCGTGGAGGCCACCATCCTCGACGAGATCGACGGCATCGTCGCTGCGCGAAGgtcgtcaccggcggcgaacggcgccggcgaagacggcgacgagctcgTGTTCCACCCGGACGAGGTGAAGCGGATGGAGTACCTCCACGCCGCGCTCACCGAGGCGCTCCGGCTCTACCCGTCCGTACCCGTAGACCACAAGGAG GTTGTGGAGGACGAGGTGTTCCCTGACGGGACGGTGCTGAAGAAGGGGACAAAGGTGATCTACGCCATGTACACCATGGGGAGGATGGAGAGCATCTGGGGGGAGGACTGCAGGGAGTACAGGCCGGAGAGGTGGCTGAGGGAGGGCCGCTTCATGAGCGAGTCGGCCTACAAGTTCACCGCCTTCAACGGCGGCCCCCGCCTGTGCCTCGGCAAGGACTTCGCCTACTACCAGATGaagttcgccgccgcctccatcctCCGCCGCTACCgcgtcgacgtcgtcgacggccACCCGGTGTCGCCCAAGATGGCGCTCACCATGTACATGAAGCACGGGCTCCAGGTGAAGCTCACCAAGAGGGACTGCAAGAGCAAGCTCTGA